The nucleotide window TTGCAATCACCACATCCAACTTACCAAATGTCTTTATGACCTGCTCAACTGCCCGGACTTCATCTTCAAAGTTTCTTACATCGGCTTGCAAGACTAAAACATTTTCACTTCCCAGAGTTTGCTTAGCCACTTCTGCAGCCTGGATATTTCGACCGGATATGGCGACTTTAACTCCATTCTCCATTAAAGCTCTGGCTATTCCCAATCCTATACCCTTTGTTCCTCCTGTTATGTAGGCTACTTTGTTTTCTATGTTTTGCATCATTATTTATTTTATCATTATTTTTTACCGCTACAGCTCTGAAGCTAACCTTTTTACGCCACCACTTCTTCCTTATTCTTTATTTTTTGCTGCAGTTCCTTAATCGTCATATTATACATCACACTATGCCGGTTATTTACTCTTTGCACCAGGTGCACATGGGCAATATAATCCTGCACAATCTGTATCTTATCACTAGGCGTTACCACCAGTAATTGCAAGTGTAATTGTTTACAAAGCTCCATCAGGTAGGTAGCCTTATCCTCATCCTGGTTACTAAAGCTTTCATCTACGGCTATAAAACGCAGGCTGCGGCTGTTTTTCCCTTCGCGGGTAATACCAAACTGGTAGGCTATGGCACTACACAATATGGTATAAGTTAATTGCGCCTTCTCCCCTCCCGATAACTGCCCCATCTGGCGATAGGTTTTCTTCAGCTCATTGGTATTCCTGTATTTCTCATCGGCCCAAAACTCAAACCAGTTACGCACATCCATTACACGGGCACGATAGCTTTCACTTTCATCCAGGCTATCGATAAGCGGTTGTACTTTCTGGCGGAAGTGAAGGGCCTTATCTTCAAACTTACTTTGTTGCCAGTTGGCAGCTTGCGGCAAAGCATCCAGTAACGCGTTGCGGAAAGCCTTAATGGTTGCATCAGGCACCGATCGTTTACCCAGCTGAATATAAGTATCGGGCAGACGGTTAAAGTTAATAACCCCTAAAGATTGGTTGAGTTTGTTCACGCTGTTATTGATCTCCCGCTCCCATTTCTCCATCTCCTCGTTGAGTCCGCCAATTTTGTACGTTATTGTGTCGTTGATGAAATTCTCAAAGTCTCTTCTGTATTTGGGCAGGTTCTCTGTTTCCAGTTTATCCAGCCATTCTTTAAACTCTTCGGCATAAACGGCCTCCTCCGGTAAATACTGTACATCACTATACCAGTCTGGAAAGCGCTGCAGCAATGTGGGTGAAGGGTTTTTAATCTGGCTGATGCTGCGGTTTAAATGCGTTTCCGTTTTATGCAGTTGTTGTTGAATCGAAGCAGCTTCAGCATCCAGCTTTTCTTTAAATAAGCGATAAGTTTCTTCAATCGTGTCCAGCGTAACGCCACCCAAAGCTATGGCATGCTGCTGCTGAAACTGCAACAACTCATCTTTATTTTCGGGTGTAATGTGCTGCAATAAAATCTGCAAGGTAGTTTTGAGTTGCATTCTTCCGTTAACACGATTTTCCAAGGTGGTCACTTCACCATTAGCAGATAGCCATTTCTTTTCCGCTTCGGCGCGTTGTGCCATCACTTCATCGAGCTGAGCCGTTAGGGCCTGTAGCTGGTTATTGCTTTGGCTCAGTTCTTTGATCTGCTCCTCTGTTTTATGTAAGCCCCTTTGGAAACCTGCCACATCTAACAAAGCGAATCCACCATGCTCCTGCAGGCGACTTAAGGCATAAAACTGTTTCTGTAAACGTCCTGCCCGACTGCGGCAACGCTCTATAATTTCAGCCGTATTGGCCAGCTCATCCGTTAGCTTATTCCGGCGCATGATCAGCGCTTCTTTTTTACGCTCATTGTTCCAGCCCATTACATAACGGCCAGCGTCATTCACGCCCGGACGGTCATCCTTTTCATGTCGATTACGGTTTTTAACCAGACCATTAAGTGTAATGGCTTTATCATATCGCTCCAGGGTCTTTTCATCGTTCAGGCATACATAAGAAAATTGTTGTATCACCTGTTGCTGTACCCACTCAGATAGTGTATGATCGGGATGAAAATCCAGCTTGTAAAAAACCGTCTGGTCTTCCGCCAGGGCGGGTATCGTGTCCTTTACGTGGTAGTACACCAGCCTTGCGCCGATATTGGTTTGGTTGATATAGCGGGTTACTCTCTTATAGTGCTTATCGGGGACCAGCAACCGCAAAGAAAAGCCATGCAACAACTTCTCTAAAGCCGGCTGCCAATGCAGCTCTTCCGGTTTTACCTGTACCAGCTCGCCTGCAAAAGGCAGGTCAGCAGTTTCCAGCCTCAATGCATTACACAATTCTCTTCGCACATTGACCAGGTGAGCCGGTATATTACTTTTGCTGTGCAATAAAATATTCAGCTCTCTTTCCAGCTGCTCCCGCTCATCATTTGCTTTCCGGTGTTGGTTCTTCGCATCAAAATCATCATCTTCATTCAGGCGGTTTTCCCGGTCCAGCCTCATAGCGGCTCTGGCCGTTTCTTTCTGTATCCGCTTATAGCTTTCTTCGTCGGAGGCTGTTTTATCCTCCAAATGCAATGTAGTACACCATTCGGTAAACAGGGCCAGGTTCGCTTCCGCTTCCTTCTTCTTTACTTGCAGCTCTTTTAACTCCTGCTCTAGTTGCTTTAAACGCTGACCCGCTTTATTTTGCTCGATCTGGTTGCGGGTAGTTCGTTCTTCTTCGTGTAACCGGTCTATGGTTTCTTTAAGATCCGCGGCATGTTGTTCCAGTGTTTTGATGTTGCTGGCATCTTCTTCCAATGCCTCCTGTAACAAAGCATCCTGGGTATAGCTTTTCCAGATACTGGCGGTTTGCACCGATTGCTGTATCGTTTTCTGTTGATCCTGCAGGTTTTTAAACCCGGTGTAATGCTCGTGCACCGGTTGCAGCAAACGTATCTGCTCTTCTGCTTTTTCTATATTACGCTGCGCATCCAGCAAGGTAGCCAGGTGTTTTTTCAGCTCCTGGAAAGCCGACTCCATATCCCGGGGTTCCAGCATGTGGGTGCGGATGAAATCGTCCAGGTTGCCCAGTACTTTAATACCTACTGTCTGATTGAACAAGGTCAGGGCCTGAATGCTCTGCATACCCAACACATCTACCATGCGGTTGGCGTATTTGCTGGCTGCATCAAACCATTCTACCTGTTTCCGGCTGCCTTTATTGTATTGCTGGTCTATCCTGCGTTTCCAGGCATTGCCCAGGTCAAAAGGTTTAAAATCCGTTTCAATGCGCAGGCTTTTATGGGCAATGCCAAACCGCTTCTGCATATCGCCATTGGTAAAATACCGTACCTGGAACAGGGTTACTTCCTGCTGCGCCTCATTGGTGAAGTTGGCAAGCAGTATACTGTAGGCCTCATCCCGGTTTTCACGGAGATAAAGGGTTTTGGTGACACCCGTATCTGAGTTAATGGTACCATAGCCACCCATCACATAGGTATCTTCGGTACGGTCGCCCTTTTTTTCACTACCACTACTCTGGTTGTAAAAACGGTATCTTTTTTCGGGAACGATCAGGGTAAGCAGTGCATCCACGAAAGTGGTTTTACCGCTACCGTTGGCCCCGGTTAACAGGCTGGTTTCACCATTAGGCATAATGGTATGTATCTGCTCATCAAAAGTGCCCCAGTTAAACACTTCCATGTATTGTAACCGGAACCCGCTCTTCTCATTATCCGTGCTGAATACGCTTAGCTGCATGTGCTGTCAGTTGCTGTTTAAAATCTTCTAAAATTTCACTGTCTACCCGGGCCTTGATGATCTTTTTGATCCTGAACTTCTGTTCGTCTGCCACATCATGATTTTCCGATCGCTCCAAAAACCCGTTTTCTTCTGCCCTGTCGATGAGCCTGTCAATGTCCTTAAGCATCTTTACCCGGCTGGCATTCTCCTTAAAAAACAGTTCGGCGTATTCTTTTATCTCGCGTCGTTTTTTGATCAGTTCCCGGTGGGTGGCTTCACCTACTTCAAACTCGGCCATCATATCGCGCAGCAATACTAGCATCACACTTTCATCATAGGTAAGGCTGCGGCGCTGGGCCCAGCTTACACCGGTGGTATCTTCTTCGGTAATGCTATGTTTAATATAAGCATAGCCGTCCTGCTCGTCCAGCACCAGGGTTAAGCCCAGTTGCTGTAAAAAGCCTGTCAATTCGGCCCTGTATTGCACCAGTTTTTCCCAGCTGCTTTTTTCCAGGTACTCTACGGGCCCCTTCAGCAGTTTTATAAATACGGGGGTGAATGCATGTATTGTATCCGCCATCTTCCATTCTTATTTGCTAAATAATAAATAAGGTACTTCCACAAATTTGGTCGCTTCTTTATTAAGTGGTATCAATTCTACCGCGGTGCCAATGATCTGTACCCTTTTTGATTTTTCTTTTAAGAAGCTGTAATACCCTATCACTTCGGCCAGGCCATTGTCTAAAGAGGTCGCTTCTACAATTTCTTTTAAGGTAGCCGTCTGCTTGTCTTTCAGTACCTGCTCCACCTTATTCCACAGCATTTTTTTGTCGATAAAAGCCGTGTTCAGCAAACGGTTGAACCGTTCCATATCGGCTATCTTTTCCACCGCGGCAACCGGTTGCTTTAAAGTAGCAGCTGATCTTTTTTCTTCCAGCGCCAGCTTCCGGTCCATTATTATTTTTATTTCGGCAGGTTCTTCTACCTGCAGGCCTGCATCGATTGGCTCCTCCTCCATCAGGTCAAATACCAGCTCTTTAATGCTACTGATCTGTTGCCTTAACCGGCGATGGCGGGCAATTTCTTTTTCGGTAATAATGCGGCTCAGCTTTTCAGCCATTTTATCATTGGCGTCATATACCGATTTA belongs to Niabella yanshanensis and includes:
- a CDS encoding ATP-binding protein, translated to MQLSVFSTDNEKSGFRLQYMEVFNWGTFDEQIHTIMPNGETSLLTGANGSGKTTFVDALLTLIVPEKRYRFYNQSSGSEKKGDRTEDTYVMGGYGTINSDTGVTKTLYLRENRDEAYSILLANFTNEAQQEVTLFQVRYFTNGDMQKRFGIAHKSLRIETDFKPFDLGNAWKRRIDQQYNKGSRKQVEWFDAASKYANRMVDVLGMQSIQALTLFNQTVGIKVLGNLDDFIRTHMLEPRDMESAFQELKKHLATLLDAQRNIEKAEEQIRLLQPVHEHYTGFKNLQDQQKTIQQSVQTASIWKSYTQDALLQEALEEDASNIKTLEQHAADLKETIDRLHEEERTTRNQIEQNKAGQRLKQLEQELKELQVKKKEAEANLALFTEWCTTLHLEDKTASDEESYKRIQKETARAAMRLDRENRLNEDDDFDAKNQHRKANDEREQLERELNILLHSKSNIPAHLVNVRRELCNALRLETADLPFAGELVQVKPEELHWQPALEKLLHGFSLRLLVPDKHYKRVTRYINQTNIGARLVYYHVKDTIPALAEDQTVFYKLDFHPDHTLSEWVQQQVIQQFSYVCLNDEKTLERYDKAITLNGLVKNRNRHEKDDRPGVNDAGRYVMGWNNERKKEALIMRRNKLTDELANTAEIIERCRSRAGRLQKQFYALSRLQEHGGFALLDVAGFQRGLHKTEEQIKELSQSNNQLQALTAQLDEVMAQRAEAEKKWLSANGEVTTLENRVNGRMQLKTTLQILLQHITPENKDELLQFQQQHAIALGGVTLDTIEETYRLFKEKLDAEAASIQQQLHKTETHLNRSISQIKNPSPTLLQRFPDWYSDVQYLPEEAVYAEEFKEWLDKLETENLPKYRRDFENFINDTITYKIGGLNEEMEKWEREINNSVNKLNQSLGVINFNRLPDTYIQLGKRSVPDATIKAFRNALLDALPQAANWQQSKFEDKALHFRQKVQPLIDSLDESESYRARVMDVRNWFEFWADEKYRNTNELKKTYRQMGQLSGGEKAQLTYTILCSAIAYQFGITREGKNSRSLRFIAVDESFSNQDEDKATYLMELCKQLHLQLLVVTPSDKIQIVQDYIAHVHLVQRVNNRHSVMYNMTIKELQQKIKNKEEVVA
- a CDS encoding DUF4194 domain-containing protein; translation: MADTIHAFTPVFIKLLKGPVEYLEKSSWEKLVQYRAELTGFLQQLGLTLVLDEQDGYAYIKHSITEEDTTGVSWAQRRSLTYDESVMLVLLRDMMAEFEVGEATHRELIKKRREIKEYAELFFKENASRVKMLKDIDRLIDRAEENGFLERSENHDVADEQKFRIKKIIKARVDSEILEDFKQQLTAHAAKRIQHG